From a region of the Halolamina sp. CBA1230 genome:
- a CDS encoding NAD-binding protein — MQWDRDWVGVRASILLTFAVAALSVATGIINISTTTVGGPLAEFVPPIVQQTVGFTGALTGFLTLAGAFMLRNRYRVGWYLTVLMLPVTAVQGLLQASSYSYPLVVLSLLALPVVLLNRRTFDNELDLSTTQIAAIGSLVAAQVYGTTGTYALRDEFHGADSLTDAFYYTLVTGSTVGYGDIYAQTEQARLFAMSAILLSVASFAVALGVVLTPMIEARLSAALGRMTEQQLDTLENHVLVLGYGDLTEPILEELEAQAQFVVITEDEAATRRLANRDVRVLTADPSDEEPLEDAGIDRARAVIAATNSDAEDALSILTARQLNPDIHIAVGVTQRENVSKLKRAGADTVISPAAIGGHLLVEAAMGQGDSEREANDLLGEE, encoded by the coding sequence ATGCAGTGGGACCGTGACTGGGTGGGCGTTCGCGCGTCGATCCTGTTGACGTTCGCCGTCGCCGCGCTGTCGGTCGCGACGGGGATCATCAACATCTCGACGACGACGGTCGGCGGCCCGCTGGCTGAGTTCGTCCCGCCGATCGTGCAGCAGACGGTCGGCTTTACGGGCGCGCTGACGGGGTTTCTCACACTGGCCGGGGCGTTCATGCTCCGGAACCGCTACCGCGTCGGCTGGTACCTGACGGTGTTGATGCTGCCGGTCACGGCCGTCCAGGGGTTGCTGCAGGCGAGCAGCTACTCCTACCCGCTGGTCGTGCTGTCGCTGCTCGCGCTCCCGGTGGTGCTGCTCAACCGCCGGACGTTCGACAACGAACTCGATCTGTCGACCACCCAGATCGCCGCGATCGGCTCGCTGGTGGCCGCGCAGGTGTACGGCACCACGGGCACCTACGCGCTGCGGGACGAGTTCCACGGCGCCGACAGCCTCACCGACGCGTTCTACTACACGCTCGTCACCGGTAGCACCGTGGGGTACGGCGACATCTACGCCCAGACCGAGCAGGCGCGGCTGTTCGCCATGTCGGCGATCCTGCTCTCGGTGGCCTCCTTCGCGGTCGCGCTCGGTGTCGTACTGACGCCGATGATCGAGGCCCGCCTCTCCGCCGCACTCGGACGCATGACCGAACAACAACTCGACACGCTCGAGAACCACGTGCTGGTTCTCGGCTACGGCGACCTGACGGAACCGATCCTCGAAGAACTCGAAGCCCAGGCGCAGTTCGTCGTCATCACCGAGGACGAGGCGGCGACCCGGCGGCTGGCGAACCGCGACGTGCGCGTGCTGACGGCCGACCCCAGCGACGAGGAGCCGCTGGAGGACGCCGGCATCGACCGCGCGCGGGCCGTCATCGCCGCCACGAACAGCGACGCCGAGGACGCGCTCTCGATCCTGACGGCGCGCCAGCTCAACCCCGACATCCACATCGCGGTCGGCGTGACCCAGCGGGAGAACGTGAGCAAGCTGAAGCGGGCGGGCGCGGATACGGTGATCAGCCCCGCGGCCATCGGCGGGCATCTGTTGGTGGAGGCGGCGATGGGACAGGGGGATAGTGAGCGCGAAGCGAACGATCTGCTGGGCGAGGAGTAG
- a CDS encoding potassium channel family protein has translation MSSFPLQILLGVYLGLVTGIVPALVSWGLGFTFKYFTNVTIPGFGTVVLALAIAGVNGGLLALNDRAIVGSTNGVAILVAIVVVLMLSMYAHAKGDQMGAATPKRLTLKKLTDRTLSADVVEFVGSRGQVKLKITGEVGDLEGYPPLPAELRTRIREAEVALPADLPISELEHRAEDRLRTEFDLADASVRIDERGHATVAAAPPTAGLSKRVPNGRRAVSLTTLVPTGLAAGDEVHLRTAESEYEGTVVSVRPEKEAGAKPAVTDGGTDVAPPSPPAAKTAAGGRDRVTVAVSRDASRALVAQDVTGLTVQSRGEREEFELLALLRRSGKRLRRVTVTEGGPLDGNGLGEVGVRSTYGVAVLAARSDGSWTVVPGSEYVPKAGQELFVVGTPTDLDAFAGVAA, from the coding sequence ATGAGTTCGTTCCCGCTCCAGATCCTGCTCGGGGTGTATCTCGGGCTGGTGACGGGGATCGTCCCCGCGCTGGTGTCGTGGGGGCTAGGGTTCACGTTCAAGTACTTCACCAACGTCACCATCCCCGGGTTCGGGACGGTCGTGCTCGCGCTCGCGATCGCTGGGGTCAACGGCGGCCTGCTCGCGCTCAACGACCGCGCGATCGTCGGCAGCACCAACGGCGTCGCCATCCTCGTCGCCATCGTCGTCGTGCTGATGCTGTCGATGTACGCCCACGCGAAGGGCGACCAGATGGGCGCGGCGACGCCGAAACGGCTCACGCTGAAGAAGCTGACCGACCGCACGCTATCGGCGGACGTGGTGGAGTTCGTCGGCAGCCGCGGCCAGGTGAAGCTGAAGATCACTGGCGAGGTGGGCGACCTCGAAGGCTACCCGCCGCTGCCGGCCGAACTCCGGACGCGGATCCGCGAAGCCGAGGTCGCACTCCCCGCGGATCTCCCCATCTCCGAACTCGAACACCGCGCCGAGGACCGCCTCCGAACGGAGTTCGACCTCGCGGACGCGTCGGTCCGGATCGACGAGCGCGGCCACGCCACCGTCGCCGCCGCGCCGCCGACCGCGGGCCTCTCCAAGCGCGTCCCCAACGGGCGCCGGGCGGTGTCGCTGACGACGCTCGTGCCGACGGGGCTGGCCGCCGGCGACGAGGTCCACCTCCGCACCGCCGAGAGCGAGTACGAGGGGACGGTCGTCAGCGTCCGCCCCGAGAAGGAAGCCGGGGCGAAGCCGGCAGTGACCGACGGCGGGACCGACGTCGCGCCACCGTCACCGCCCGCCGCCAAGACCGCCGCGGGTGGGCGCGACCGCGTGACCGTCGCCGTGAGCCGCGACGCCTCGCGGGCGCTCGTGGCCCAGGACGTGACCGGGCTGACGGTGCAGTCCCGCGGCGAGCGCGAGGAGTTCGAACTGCTGGCGCTGCTACGGCGCTCGGGGAAGCGGCTCCGGCGGGTGACAGTGACGGAGGGGGGCCCGCTCGACGGCAACGGGCTGGGCGAGGTCGGCGTCCGCTCGACGTACGGCGTGGCCGTCCTCGCGGCACGGAGTGACGGGAGCTGGACGGTCGTCCCCGGCAGCGAGTACGTCCCGAAAGCCGGCCAAGAGCTGTTCGTCGTCGGCACGCCGACGGATCTCGACGCGTTCGCGGGGGTGGCAGCGTGA
- a CDS encoding TrmB family transcriptional regulator, protein MTELDELGLSSYEETVYRTLLATGAATAAELAEASDVPRGRIYDVLNGLENRRLVSTQSTEPTRYAAIDPESAVETLLAERYVGLERAWARYLDAAESVRSSHLPAAPTDGSVWLGSLGGAEMETALHEHARTATESVHAVVGPPYEAASWDRLEREVNAFFEGAGADLDVELLLSERVAESLPDSTVELAERHEATTAIRTLPELSLSFDVVDGAVTTIDLPHPRDAADRIGVLGVTDGAVVDEFERQFRTMWREATALRE, encoded by the coding sequence ATGACCGAACTCGACGAACTGGGGCTCTCCAGCTACGAGGAGACGGTGTACCGGACGCTGCTCGCGACCGGCGCCGCGACCGCGGCCGAACTCGCCGAGGCCAGCGACGTGCCGCGCGGACGGATCTACGACGTGCTCAACGGTCTCGAGAACCGCCGACTCGTCTCCACACAGTCGACGGAACCGACGCGGTACGCCGCGATCGACCCGGAGAGCGCCGTCGAGACGCTGCTCGCCGAGCGCTACGTCGGCCTCGAGCGGGCGTGGGCGCGCTACCTCGACGCCGCGGAGTCGGTCAGGTCGAGTCACCTTCCGGCCGCCCCCACCGACGGGAGCGTCTGGCTCGGCAGCCTCGGGGGCGCGGAGATGGAGACCGCCCTCCACGAGCACGCCCGGACCGCGACGGAGTCCGTCCACGCGGTCGTCGGCCCGCCCTACGAGGCAGCGTCGTGGGACCGGCTCGAACGGGAGGTGAACGCCTTCTTCGAGGGTGCCGGGGCGGACCTCGACGTCGAACTCCTCCTGAGCGAACGGGTCGCCGAGTCGCTTCCCGACTCGACCGTCGAGCTCGCCGAGCGCCACGAGGCGACGACCGCGATCCGGACGCTGCCGGAGCTCTCGCTCTCCTTCGACGTGGTCGACGGCGCGGTCACGACGATCGACCTCCCGCACCCCCGAGACGCTGCGGACCGTATCGGCGTGCTCGGCGTGACCGACGGCGCCGTCGTCGACGAGTTCGAACGCCAGTTCCGGACGATGTGGCGGGAGGCGACGGCCCTCCGGGAGTGA
- a CDS encoding multidrug efflux SMR transporter has protein sequence MNPYLLLAVAILSELLGTTALELSEGFSRPLPSLGVVVGYGLAFYLLSLTLEELPVGAVYTTWAALGIVGVASIGVVAFDEPIDLAGVVGMGLVLCGVYVVNVISEMSVH, from the coding sequence ATGAACCCGTACCTACTACTCGCGGTGGCGATCCTCTCCGAACTGCTCGGAACGACGGCGCTCGAGCTCTCGGAGGGGTTCTCCCGGCCGCTGCCGAGCCTCGGCGTCGTCGTCGGCTACGGACTGGCGTTCTACCTCCTCTCGCTCACGCTGGAGGAGCTCCCCGTCGGCGCCGTCTACACGACGTGGGCAGCACTCGGCATCGTCGGCGTGGCGTCGATCGGCGTCGTCGCCTTCGACGAGCCGATCGATCTCGCGGGGGTCGTCGGAATGGGACTCGTCCTCTGTGGCGTCTACGTCGTGAACGTCATCTCCGAGATGTCGGTCCACTGA
- a CDS encoding ubiquitin-like small modifier protein 1 codes for MQWKLFADLAEAAGDRTVEVDVEDDATVGDALESLLAAKPALRERALTDDGELRGDVNLLKNGESVDAGASVQAGDELALFPPVSGG; via the coding sequence ATGCAGTGGAAGCTCTTCGCTGATCTCGCCGAGGCGGCCGGCGATCGCACCGTCGAGGTCGACGTCGAGGACGACGCGACCGTCGGCGACGCGCTCGAATCGCTGCTGGCCGCGAAGCCGGCCCTCCGGGAGCGGGCGCTGACCGACGACGGCGAGCTCCGCGGGGACGTGAACCTCCTCAAGAACGGCGAGAGCGTCGACGCGGGTGCGAGTGTCCAGGCGGGCGACGAGCTCGCGCTGTTCCCGCCGGTCAGTGGCGGGTAG
- a CDS encoding nicotinate phosphoribosyltransferase has translation MSEFDIIPPEAIQAGDATDAYFDRTTETLSHAGRNPHVVAEVTADQFPTGEFELLAGLKDAAHLLEGLPIDADALPEGTLFDGGPVLRIEGNYLDFARYETALLGFLSHASAVATHALRARRAAPASRVLSFGTRHVHPSIGAMVERSALVGGLDGVSNVAAGELIDREAGGTMPHALLICFGRGNQEAAWRAFDEAVAPDVPRVTLCDTYSDEVDEVLRAVETLGENLDSVRLDTTGSRRGDFRHIVREVQWELDARGHGDVDVFVSGGLTPESLRHLRDVADGFGVGGYVSNADPIDFALDIVAVEGDPAAKRGKLSGTKQVYRTEPGGHHVALADRDADGEPLLEPLLRDGELVREFDIDEAADRAVADAEHVGFPRD, from the coding sequence ATGAGCGAGTTCGACATCATCCCACCCGAGGCGATTCAGGCAGGCGACGCGACGGACGCCTACTTCGACCGGACGACCGAGACGCTCTCCCACGCGGGACGGAACCCCCACGTCGTCGCGGAGGTCACCGCCGACCAGTTCCCGACCGGCGAGTTCGAACTGCTCGCCGGGCTGAAAGACGCCGCCCACCTGCTCGAAGGGCTGCCGATCGACGCCGACGCGCTGCCGGAGGGGACGCTGTTCGACGGCGGGCCCGTCCTCCGGATCGAGGGGAACTACCTCGACTTCGCGCGGTACGAGACGGCGCTTCTCGGGTTCCTCTCCCACGCCTCCGCGGTCGCGACACACGCGCTCCGTGCCCGGCGGGCGGCACCGGCCTCGCGCGTGCTCTCTTTCGGCACCCGACACGTCCACCCCTCGATCGGCGCGATGGTCGAGCGCTCGGCGCTCGTGGGTGGGCTCGACGGCGTCTCGAACGTCGCTGCCGGCGAGCTGATCGACCGCGAGGCCGGCGGGACGATGCCCCACGCGCTGCTGATCTGCTTCGGCCGTGGGAACCAGGAGGCCGCCTGGCGCGCGTTCGACGAGGCGGTCGCCCCCGACGTCCCCCGCGTGACGCTCTGTGACACCTACTCCGACGAGGTCGACGAGGTGCTGCGCGCGGTCGAGACGCTGGGCGAGAATCTCGACAGCGTCCGCCTCGACACCACTGGCTCCCGGCGCGGTGACTTCCGACATATCGTCCGGGAGGTGCAGTGGGAGCTCGACGCCCGCGGCCACGGGGACGTCGACGTGTTCGTCAGCGGCGGGCTCACGCCCGAGAGCCTACGCCACCTCCGCGACGTCGCCGACGGGTTCGGCGTCGGCGGCTACGTCAGCAACGCCGACCCGATCGACTTCGCGCTGGATATCGTCGCGGTCGAGGGCGACCCCGCCGCGAAGCGCGGGAAGCTCTCGGGGACGAAGCAGGTGTACCGTACCGAACCCGGCGGCCACCACGTCGCGCTCGCGGACCGCGACGCCGACGGCGAACCGCTGCTGGAGCCCCTGCTCCGCGACGGCGAACTCGTCCGGGAGTTCGACATCGACGAGGCGGCTGACCGCGCCGTTGCGGACGCCGAGCACGTCGGCTTCCCGCGGGACTGA
- a CDS encoding cytochrome B, whose translation MSADEDKYPAESGRRRFVKGVVGGAGLAAVGMTGATGINAATQSPGSGGGSTTAMAIENTAGPAPRGMPQIPIEIDDEGYLKGVWPEVEEVEQGGRTIEVAQTEMGGQTYSSEWFQYCGVQSYQGIVPSYESENYFRSGAGPAYDWQSEELSEGDRLNIDMFENYETWGNGIGQSGLGKPATGRWRSEDTENTIPIQVIRSPIIENIANGNTDADQSIVNWVQASTQDGFIAWLNKCTHFCCVPGYKQTASSASFGGADGVYCACHQSVYDPFSIVQTLFVARPRPD comes from the coding sequence ATGAGCGCAGACGAGGACAAGTATCCCGCCGAGTCCGGGCGTCGGCGGTTCGTCAAAGGGGTCGTCGGCGGCGCGGGGCTGGCCGCCGTCGGGATGACCGGTGCGACCGGCATCAACGCCGCGACCCAGTCGCCGGGGTCGGGCGGCGGTTCGACCACCGCGATGGCCATCGAGAACACCGCGGGCCCCGCGCCGCGCGGGATGCCCCAGATCCCCATCGAGATCGACGACGAGGGGTATCTCAAGGGCGTCTGGCCCGAGGTCGAGGAGGTCGAGCAGGGCGGCCGAACGATCGAGGTCGCCCAGACCGAGATGGGGGGGCAGACCTACTCCTCCGAGTGGTTCCAGTACTGCGGCGTCCAGTCCTACCAGGGGATCGTTCCGAGCTACGAGTCCGAGAACTACTTCCGATCGGGCGCCGGCCCCGCCTACGACTGGCAGAGCGAGGAGCTCAGCGAGGGCGACCGGCTCAACATCGACATGTTCGAGAACTACGAGACCTGGGGCAACGGGATCGGCCAGTCCGGCCTCGGCAAGCCCGCGACCGGTCGCTGGCGCTCGGAGGACACCGAGAACACCATCCCGATCCAGGTGATCCGCAGCCCGATCATCGAGAACATCGCCAACGGGAACACCGACGCCGACCAGTCGATCGTGAACTGGGTCCAGGCCAGCACGCAGGACGGGTTCATCGCGTGGCTCAACAAGTGTACCCACTTCTGCTGTGTCCCCGGCTACAAACAGACCGCCTCCTCGGCCTCCTTCGGCGGCGCCGACGGCGTCTACTGTGCCTGCCACCAGTCCGTCTACGACCCGTTCAGCATCGTCCAGACGCTGTTCGTCGCCCGACCGCGGCCTGACTGA
- a CDS encoding DUF6517 family protein — protein sequence MVELTRRRVLRAVGIAGVAALAGCTDGTGDRMATDSATRTATPNATMTDDPDTETDEEQRLTDVETTIHQTARALDRSWEREQRPGICALFRSAAAAEALVEDADEETRSFVDDTEFESSVLVYVESVGPTGCYDEIEFSELGLDDDAVLRGNAAAVDTSDRMTACQDVITYAGALVRVEAEVRSAELRVFDGWGRSALVSSRSER from the coding sequence ATGGTTGAACTGACGCGTCGACGGGTCCTCCGGGCGGTCGGTATCGCCGGCGTCGCCGCGCTGGCGGGCTGTACCGACGGGACGGGCGATCGGATGGCGACCGACTCGGCGACGCGGACAGCGACCCCCAACGCCACTATGACCGACGACCCCGACACCGAGACCGACGAGGAACAGCGACTGACCGACGTCGAGACGACGATCCACCAGACTGCCCGCGCGCTCGACCGATCGTGGGAGCGCGAACAGCGCCCCGGGATCTGTGCCCTGTTCCGCTCCGCGGCGGCGGCCGAGGCGCTCGTCGAGGACGCCGACGAGGAGACGCGGTCGTTCGTCGACGACACCGAGTTCGAGTCGTCGGTGCTGGTGTACGTCGAGTCCGTCGGCCCCACGGGCTGCTACGACGAGATCGAGTTCTCGGAGCTGGGGCTCGACGACGACGCCGTGCTCCGCGGGAACGCCGCGGCGGTCGACACCTCTGACCGGATGACCGCGTGCCAGGACGTGATCACCTACGCCGGGGCGCTGGTGCGGGTGGAGGCAGAGGTTCGGAGCGCAGAGCTTCGCGTGTTCGACGGCTGGGGGCGGAGTGCGCTGGTGAGTTCGCGCAGCGAGCGGTAA
- a CDS encoding archaemetzincin family Zn-dependent metalloprotease produces the protein MHVDIVPVGPVPSRAKREASEALRTVYDCEVGVRSEQAIPEDAFDRGRSQYRAERFIEVAGDAGTGDKNIAITTEDLYYRQRNYVFGLAYLNGRGSVISTHRLNTSSDGGISNKPTSEVFADRVRKEVVHEMGHNFGLEHCDNSKCVMSFSPTVREVDVKEENLCGSCSRLLG, from the coding sequence ATGCACGTCGACATCGTTCCAGTCGGGCCGGTCCCGAGCCGCGCCAAACGCGAGGCGTCAGAGGCGTTGCGGACCGTCTACGACTGCGAGGTCGGCGTTCGGAGCGAGCAGGCGATCCCGGAGGACGCGTTCGACCGCGGCCGGAGCCAGTACCGCGCCGAGCGGTTCATCGAGGTGGCGGGCGACGCCGGCACCGGCGACAAGAACATCGCCATCACCACCGAGGATCTCTACTACCGGCAGCGCAACTACGTGTTCGGGCTCGCCTACCTCAACGGTCGGGGGTCGGTGATCTCGACCCACCGGCTCAACACTTCCTCCGACGGCGGCATCTCCAACAAGCCCACTTCGGAGGTGTTCGCCGACCGCGTCCGCAAGGAAGTCGTCCACGAGATGGGCCACAACTTCGGGCTGGAACACTGCGACAACAGCAAATGCGTGATGTCGTTCTCTCCGACGGTGCGTGAGGTCGACGTGAAGGAGGAGAACCTCTGTGGCTCCTGCTCGCGGCTGCTGGGCTGA
- a CDS encoding UPF0146 family protein, protein MTRETDPLIVRRLRDADRLLEVGIGDRTGVAASLVADSVDVRATDVRPVPVPEGVRFRVEDVTTVDEPDAFHRVDAIYALNCPPELHRPIRDLAQAVGATFRFTTLGYDEPAITVERETLGGGDRPRVTLYTAAERRQGRR, encoded by the coding sequence ATGACACGTGAAACCGACCCCCTGATCGTCCGACGGCTCCGCGACGCCGACCGCCTGCTCGAGGTCGGGATCGGCGACCGAACCGGCGTCGCAGCCAGCCTCGTCGCCGACAGTGTCGACGTGCGCGCGACGGACGTTCGTCCCGTCCCCGTCCCCGAGGGAGTCCGGTTCCGCGTCGAGGACGTGACGACCGTCGACGAGCCGGACGCGTTCCACCGTGTCGACGCCATCTACGCGCTCAACTGCCCGCCCGAACTCCATCGCCCGATTCGTGACCTCGCGCAGGCGGTGGGCGCGACGTTCCGGTTCACGACGTTGGGGTACGACGAGCCGGCGATCACCGTGGAGCGCGAGACGCTGGGTGGTGGCGATCGGCCCCGGGTGACACTGTACACCGCAGCAGAGCGACGACAGGGGCGCCGCTGA
- a CDS encoding TIGR01548 family HAD-type hydrolase, which translates to MHADAVVLDVDGVLVDVADSYRRAIIETIERRHGDTIERATIQRFKDAGGFNNDWELTDAATLFVLAREAGYSGDAVEFTDAIAAHEEGGLAAARAVLREAAGREGFDGHESRSDSLATEGHGPSGNRKPTASGDSQNATRSGDADSVEAEWDPDGVRETFQALYLGTELYREIEGGEPPFEAPGYIHDEPVIVEPGTIERLQSGFSVGVLTGRPAAEAEIALERAGLSVPEEHRFTMDDWAEGKPHPRALVTLAERFDGLESRSDSIANQNASRSGDADSVVTEGAADSRRASVVFVGDTLDDVRTATNAAESDPSREYHGVGVLTGGLTGESGRRKYEAEGAAAVLDSVNDLPDLLE; encoded by the coding sequence ATGCACGCTGACGCGGTCGTCCTCGACGTCGACGGGGTTCTGGTCGACGTCGCCGACTCCTACCGACGGGCGATCATCGAGACGATCGAACGGCGCCACGGCGACACCATCGAGCGCGCGACGATCCAGCGCTTCAAGGATGCCGGCGGGTTCAACAACGACTGGGAACTCACCGACGCGGCGACGCTGTTCGTGCTCGCCCGCGAGGCAGGCTACTCCGGTGATGCGGTCGAGTTCACCGACGCCATCGCCGCCCACGAGGAGGGCGGGCTCGCGGCTGCCCGCGCAGTCCTGCGCGAGGCCGCGGGGCGGGAGGGGTTCGACGGTCACGAATCGCGCAGCGATTCGTTAGCCACCGAGGGGCACGGCCCCTCGGGCAACCGGAAGCCGACGGCTTCCGGTGACAGCCAGAACGCCACGCGTTCTGGCGACGCTGATTCTGTCGAGGCCGAGTGGGACCCCGACGGCGTCAGGGAGACGTTCCAGGCGCTCTACCTCGGCACCGAGCTGTACCGCGAGATCGAGGGCGGCGAACCGCCGTTCGAGGCGCCGGGGTACATCCACGACGAGCCGGTCATCGTCGAACCGGGGACGATCGAGCGACTGCAGTCGGGGTTCTCGGTCGGCGTCCTCACCGGGCGCCCCGCCGCCGAGGCGGAGATCGCGCTCGAACGGGCCGGCCTGTCGGTGCCCGAGGAACACCGCTTCACGATGGACGACTGGGCGGAAGGTAAGCCTCACCCGCGCGCGTTGGTTACGCTCGCGGAGCGGTTTGACGGTCTCGAATCGCGTAGCGATTCGATAGCCAACCAGAACGCTTCGCGTTCTGGTGACGCCGACTCGGTCGTCACAGAGGGCGCGGCTGACAGTCGCCGCGCCTCAGTCGTCTTCGTCGGCGACACGCTCGACGACGTGCGAACCGCGACGAACGCCGCCGAGTCGGACCCCTCCCGCGAGTACCACGGTGTTGGCGTGCTCACCGGCGGGCTGACGGGCGAGTCGGGCCGCCGGAAGTACGAGGCCGAGGGCGCGGCGGCGGTGCTCGACTCCGTGAACGACCTGCCCGACCTGCTGGAGTAG
- the npdG gene encoding NADPH-dependent F420 reductase: MDIAILGGTGDIGEGLALRLAYHTNHDVLIGSRNAEKAETKAAEYETELDSRGVETTIRAGENADVTADARVIVVAVPPYYVDDTIEHVAGDLDEGDIVVSPATGMDRDDDGFHYAPPPAGSVTEHAASAVPEGIHLVGAFHNLAAARLANLDADLGVDTFVVGEDEDAKGIVTDIAEGIEGLRALDAGGLANAAEVESITPLLVNVAMHNDGLHDLGLELK; encoded by the coding sequence ATGGACATCGCGATACTCGGCGGCACCGGCGACATCGGCGAGGGGCTGGCGCTGCGTTTGGCCTACCACACGAACCACGACGTGCTGATCGGCTCCCGTAACGCGGAGAAAGCCGAGACGAAGGCCGCGGAGTACGAGACCGAACTCGACTCCCGCGGCGTGGAGACGACGATCCGGGCCGGCGAGAACGCCGACGTGACCGCCGACGCGCGCGTGATCGTCGTCGCAGTCCCGCCGTACTACGTCGACGACACGATCGAACACGTCGCCGGCGACCTCGACGAGGGCGACATCGTCGTCTCGCCCGCGACGGGGATGGACCGCGACGACGACGGGTTCCACTACGCACCCCCGCCCGCGGGCAGCGTCACGGAGCACGCCGCGAGCGCGGTTCCCGAGGGGATCCATCTCGTCGGCGCGTTCCACAACCTCGCGGCCGCGCGGCTGGCGAACCTGGACGCCGACCTCGGCGTCGACACGTTCGTCGTCGGCGAGGACGAGGACGCGAAGGGGATCGTGACCGACATCGCCGAGGGGATCGAAGGGCTGCGCGCGCTCGACGCCGGCGGCCTCGCGAACGCCGCGGAGGTGGAGTCGATCACGCCGCTGCTCGTGAACGTCGCGATGCACAACGACGGACTGCACGATCTGGGGCTGGAGCTGAAGTAG
- the hisE gene encoding phosphoribosyl-ATP diphosphatase translates to MSDPDEALDADTIDALFETIEQRKRDLPEDSYTASLFTHEKGENAVLEKLGEETTELILAAKDDDNEELAAESADFLYHLLVLLSMKGMEPEDLREELESRF, encoded by the coding sequence GTGAGCGATCCCGATGAGGCGCTCGACGCCGACACCATCGACGCCCTGTTCGAGACGATCGAGCAGCGCAAGCGCGACCTGCCCGAGGACAGCTACACCGCCTCGCTGTTCACCCACGAGAAAGGTGAGAACGCCGTACTGGAGAAACTGGGCGAGGAGACCACGGAGCTGATCCTCGCCGCCAAGGACGACGACAACGAGGAGCTAGCAGCCGAGAGCGCGGATTTCCTCTACCACCTGCTGGTGCTGCTCTCGATGAAGGGGATGGAGCCGGAGGACCTGCGGGAGGAGCTGGAGTCGCGGTTCTAG
- the pdxT gene encoding pyridoxal 5'-phosphate synthase glutaminase subunit PdxT produces MQAGVIAVQGDVSEHAAAIERAARAHGEEAEVVEIRQSGTVPDCDVLLMPGGESTAISRLLAREGIDEEIRDHVAAGKPVLATCAGLIVASTDAKDERVDTLDLIDVTVDRNAFGRQKDSFEAPLDVKGLDSLFPAVFIRAPLIDEVGEAGKRRERSERRQTASEASGEERPASSGDGSGAPINDGDSVEVLARWEGDPVAVRQGPVVGTSFHPELTSDSRIHDLAFFETVEVSGQ; encoded by the coding sequence ATGCAAGCAGGCGTCATCGCGGTCCAGGGCGACGTGAGCGAACACGCCGCCGCCATCGAGCGCGCCGCCCGGGCCCACGGCGAGGAAGCCGAGGTGGTGGAGATCCGCCAGTCCGGCACCGTTCCGGACTGCGACGTGCTCCTCATGCCCGGCGGCGAGTCGACGGCCATCTCCCGGCTGCTCGCCCGCGAGGGGATCGACGAGGAGATCCGCGACCACGTCGCGGCCGGCAAGCCGGTGCTCGCGACCTGTGCGGGCCTGATCGTCGCCTCCACCGACGCGAAGGACGAACGCGTCGACACGCTCGACCTCATCGACGTGACCGTCGACCGCAACGCGTTCGGCCGGCAGAAGGACTCCTTCGAGGCGCCGTTGGACGTGAAAGGGCTGGACTCCCTGTTCCCGGCGGTGTTCATCCGAGCCCCGCTGATCGACGAGGTGGGCGAGGCGGGAAAACGGCGCGAACGAAGTGAGCGACGGCAAACCGCCTCGGAAGCGAGCGGGGAGGAACGACCCGCGAGCAGCGGCGACGGCTCCGGCGCACCGATCAACGACGGCGACTCCGTCGAGGTGCTCGCGCGCTGGGAGGGCGACCCCGTCGCGGTCCGGCAGGGCCCCGTCGTCGGCACGTCGTTCCACCCCGAACTCACGTCGGACTCCCGGATCCACGACCTCGCATTCTTCGAGACCGTCGAGGTGAGCGGGCAGTGA
- a CDS encoding preprotein translocase subunit Sec61beta codes for MSSNDGGLMSSAGLVRYFDAEDRNAIRMDPRTVVASGMLFGVLVLVLRAL; via the coding sequence ATGAGCAGTAACGACGGCGGACTGATGTCCAGCGCGGGGCTGGTCCGCTACTTCGACGCCGAGGACCGCAACGCCATCCGAATGGATCCCCGCACCGTCGTCGCCTCGGGGATGCTGTTCGGCGTGCTGGTTCTCGTCCTCCGGGCGCTCTGA